One window from the genome of Podospora pseudocomata strain CBS 415.72m chromosome 6, whole genome shotgun sequence encodes:
- a CDS encoding hypothetical protein (EggNog:ENOG503P5DI; COG:S), producing MDLTPPALTRSPSTPAHTYCPSERSSLDYPSPGLEQQYKISSLYGEPSCAVTPPMDTDNSLPPLDSMSQSWDNTVIHHPMSSASSMPSILSSEYESFNSYSYGHDVYHSHPSHAHSIHSSTPPPTGSAPRSPAIQPRSMPYTPATSVPGSMTPRVKMEGTPSEYGHMEASQYPSPRSVHTSFPSDNGPYTGSSAGYLSDSGSSATWHKPDYHPVEPDQFYPGVASGPQASSFMYDAKRQFRVQRPRRAPRRLTTKEEANFVCEVKGCGKMFSRSYNFKAHMETHDEKREYPFPCQVTDCNKKFVRKTDLQRHHQSVHMKERNHKCDYCSRMFARKDTLRRHMEDGCSKRFDIGTLDLRAESFDPSSMHHNRGMGPAMGHMIPPPGGLPPMAIPPLCSTSVLGSMQPAMRRDEHHHSQVHPWGR from the exons atggATCTCACACCGCCTGCTCTCACCAGGTCGCCATCCACCCCAGCGCACACCTACTGCCCTTCAGAGAGGTCCTCGCTCGACTACCCATCACCTGGACTTGAGCAACAGTACAAGATCTCGTCGTTATATGGGGAGCCGTCCTGCGCCGTGACCCCTCCCATGGACACTGACAACTCACTGCCACCACTCGACTCGATGAGCCAATCTTGGGACAACACCGTCATCCACCATCCCATGTCTTCTGCCTCCAGCATGCCTAGCATCCTCTCCTCAGAGTATGAGAGCTTCAACAGCTACTCATACGGCCACGACGTCTACCACTCCCACCCTAGCCACGCCCACTCGATCCACTCGTCGACTCCTCCACCGACTGGCTCTGCCCCCCGATCACCTGCCATCCAGCCCAGGTCCATGCCTTACACTCCCGCCACTTCCGTGCCCGGCTCCATGACACCCCGGGTCAAGATGGAGGGCACCCCTTCCGAGTACGGCCACATGGAGGCGTCCCAATACCCATCACCCCGATCCGTTCACACCTCGTTCCCTTCGGACAACGGTCCCTACACGGGCAGCTCAGCCGGCTATCTTTCCGACAGCGGATCCTCGGCCACCTGGCACAAGCCCGACTACCACCCAGTAGAGCCAGACCAATTCTACCCGGGGGTGGCCAGCGGGCCACAAGCCTCGAGCTTCATGTACGACGCCAAGCGACAGTTCCGGGTCCAGCGGCCACGAAGGGCGCCCCGCCGGCTGacgaccaaggaggaggccaacTTTGTCTGCGAGGTCAAGGGGTGTGGCAAGATGTTCAGCCGCAGCTACAACTTCAAAGCGCACATGGAGACGCACGACGAGAAGAGGGAGTATCCCTTCCCCTGCCAGGTGACGGACTGCAACAAGAAATTTGTGCGCAAGACGGATCTCCAGCGCCACCACCAGAGCGTGCACATGAAGGAGCGGAACCACAAGTGCGATTACTGCTCGAGGATGTTTGCCAGGAAGGATACCCTTAGGAG ACACATGGAAGACGGCTGCTCCAAGCGTTTTGACATTGGGACTCTGGACCTCCGGGCGGAGAGCTTTGATCCGAGCAGCATGCATCACAACCGGGGGATGGGACCCGCCATGGGGCACATGATCCCGCCACCGGGGGGGTTGCCGCCCATGGCTATCCCTCCGCTGTGCAGCACTTCTGTTTTGGGGTCGATGCAGCcggcgatgaggagggatgaGCATCACCACTCTCAGGTTCATccttgggggaggtga
- a CDS encoding hypothetical protein (COG:S; EggNog:ENOG503PHZW), with protein MAPREILDSEDDGDGFDDDQEEYGETLVPPNAAVEQQAAAPPATSAAINNVAATNISTTALSTDSSFFERVYEGQYIAFDLEQPVVATTATAIEMPPSTRKATGRAKAKTNDAVVDLTTPRRTDVWDFPGSSLPPTAEPGSRRSARKRAQVGVGVGEEEEDPYAFPESAPAAKRTRRSLGAAASPVALVGGVGMYVATSEMTASQKEQHVAVSLPNSFTSEVMGGTLPTLPHGEGQSSSGGTLSTIAYTTPSRIGSSDRRDFSSMDGVGSSVGGGVGSGGGEIDTPARYQSSPDVLNDMAPPSTGSKRKARGKKDMEPPTSTASGRKTKKRRIIEDEEDGDFGAENDQSHVSEDISTEVIPQAEPEPQLKKKRGRKKKEPVPLPEEAAPDVELSELYHPDAEATASEGQVAPLPDMEGEAAPEAVEPEPVVEEQAPVKKRRGRPKKADTVARTQHVVIEVEEEGVEEVREPLAEVPANTQTKGKKTPARKGKGGRKKKEVVVDSEEDEEGDDGEWGEKKLVEEQEEVAKEKKVVEEVVKETKVEVKKVVKETKVEVKKVKEEKVVAGGTPIKPAGYRVGLSKRSRIAPLLKSLRKN; from the exons atggCCCCTCGAGAAATCCTCGACTCCGAAGACGACGGCGAtggctttgacgacgaccaAGAAGAATATGGCGAAACCCTAGTCCCTCCTAATGCAGCTGTCGAACAGCAGGCAGCAGCGCCACCTGCAACAAGCGCCGCCATAAACAACGTTGCTGCCACAAAtatcagcaccaccgccctctcgACCGATTCGTCTTTTTTTGAGAGGGTGTATGAGGGGCAGTATATCGCTTTTGATCTGGAACAACCAGTGGTtgcgacaacagcaacagcaataGAAATGCCTCCTTCTACGCGGAAAGCCACCGGCCGTGCAAAGGCCAAAACCAACGATGCGGTTGTCGATTTAACCACCCCGCGAAGAACAGACGTGTGGGACTTTCCGGGAagttccctccccccaaccgcTGAGCCGGGTTCGCGTCGGTCAGCGAGGAAGCGCGCgcaggttggggttggggttggggaagaggaggaggatccgTATGCCTTTCCAGAGTCGGCTCCGGCCGCGAAAAGGACAAGACGCAGTCTTGGTGCGGCTGCCAGCCCTGTCGCGCTtgtggggggggtggggatgtaTGTCGCCACGAGTGAGATGACGGCCAGTCAGAAGGAGCAGCATGTGGCCGTGTCGTTGCCCAATTCGTTTACGAgtgaggtgatgggagggaCATTGCCGACGCTGCCGCACGGGGAGGGGCAGAGCTCGAGCGGGGGGACGTTGAGTACTATTGCTTATACTACGCCGAGTAGGATTGGGAGTTCGGACAGGAGGGACTTCTCGTCtatggatggtgttggttcgtctgttggtggtggtgttggtagtggtggtggggagatTGACACGCCGGCAAGGTATCAG TCATCACCGGATGTGTTGAACGACATGGCGCCTCCTTCGACCGGCAGCAAGAGAAAGGCCAGGGGTAAAAAGGACATGGAGCCTCCCACCTCGACTGCTTCGGGCCGTAAAACCAAAAAGAGGCGCATCAttgaggacgaagaggatggtGACTTTGGAGCTGAAAACGACCAGAGCCATGTTTCTGAGGATATCTCGACGGAAGTTATCCCTCAAGCTGAACCGGAACCGCAACTAAAGAAGAAACGCGGCcggaaaaagaaggagccTGTACCCctgccggaggaggcagcACCGGATGTAGAGCTCAGTGAGCTCTACCACCCTGACGCGGAAGCTACTGCTTCAGAGGGGCAGGTGGCCCCATTGCCGGATATGGAGGGTGAGGCTGCACCTGAGGCTGTCGAGCCTGAGCccgtggtggaggagcaagCGCCTGTCAAGAAACGGAGAGGTCGGCCAAAGAAGGCGGATACGGTGGCCAGGACACAGCATGTTGTTattgaggtggaggaggagggtgttgaggaggtgagggagccGTTGGCGGAGGTGCCTGCGAACACTCAGacaaaggggaagaagactCCTGCtaggaaggggaaagggggtaggaagaagaaggaggtggttgttgattctgaggaagatgaggagggtgatgatggggagtggggggagAAGAAACTGGTAgaggagcaagaagaggtggctaaggagaagaaggtggtggaggaggtggtcaaggagacgaaggtggaggtgaagaaggtggtcaaggagacgaaggtggag gtgaagaaggtgaaggaggaaaaggtggttgctggggggACTCCGATCAAGCCGGCGGGGTATAGGGTTGGGTTGAGCAAGAGGAGCCGGATTGCGCCGTTGTTGAAGTCTCTGAGAAAGAATTGA
- the RAD3 gene encoding TFIIH/NER complex ATP-dependent 5'-3' DNA helicase subunit (EggNog:ENOG503NTYR; COG:K; COG:L; BUSCO:EOG09260ZWU), with product MEFFIDDLRVLFPYPRIYPETLDAGGNCVLEMPSGTGKTVTLLSLIVAYQMSSQEKRPLIYCSRTMSEIEKALVELKALMKFRAERLGHEEDFRAMGLTSRKNLCLHPDVKREKSGSVVDARCRSLTAGFIQEKKRKGEDVDVCVYHDNLDNLEPHNLIPNGVWSLDGLLRYGQKHTQCPYFTARRMMSQCNVVIYSYHYLLDPKIAERVSKDFSKDCIVVFDEAHNIDNVCIESLSTDITEESLRRATRGAQFLENRINEMRDSDQQKLQDEYEKLVEGLRGNDETREEDSFMANPTLPEDLLKEAVPGNIRRAEHFVAFLRRFIEYLKTRMKVRQVISETPPSFLAHLKEYTFIEKKPLRFCAERLTSLVRTLELTRIEDYQPLQEVATFATLVATYEKGFLLILEPYESDTAEVPNPVLHFTCLDAAIAIKPVFDRFSSVIITSGTISPLEMYPKMLNFETVVQESYSMTLARRSFLPMIVTRGSDQATISTGFQVRNEPSVVRNYGSLLVEFAKITPDGIVLFTPSYLYLESLISMWQGMGVLDEVWKYKLILVETPDAQETALALETYRTACKNGRGAVFLCVARGKVSEGVDFDKEFGRTVINIGVPFQYTESRILKARLEFLRETYRIRENDFLSFDAMRHAAQCLGRVIRGKDDYGVMVLADRRFKSKIQQLPKWIHQALLGADTNLSTDMAVSNARRFFKMIAQPFRTEDQEGISIWTLEQLKEHQRKMQEELIRELQATEEKRVNQQQQAQQAQQFISARERPDSDYEMDEDDEAELMALDP from the exons ATGGAGTTCTTCATCGA TGACCTTCGGGTCCTCTTCCCATACCCCCGAATCTATCCAG AAACGCTCGATGCCGGCGGAAACTGCGTTTTGGAAATGCCTTCGGGCACAGGGAAAACTGTCACCCTGCTCTCCCTCATTGTGGCCTATCAGATGTCGTCACAAGAGAAGCGACCGCTCATCTACTGCTCCCGTACCATGTCCGAGATCGAAAAGGCTCTGGTAGAACTCAAGGCCCTGATGAAGTTTCGAGCCGAGAGACTGGGGCATGAAGAGGATTTCCGGGCCATGGGTCTAACGTCCAGAAAGAATCTATGTCTGCACCCAGACGTGAAACGAGAAAAGAGCGGTAGTGTTGTCGATGCCCGCTGCCGCAGCTTGACAGCCGGCTTCAttcaggagaagaagaggaagggcgAAGACGTAGACGTCTGCGTTTATCACGAT AACCTCGACAACCTTGAACCGCACAATCTCATACCCAACGGTGTTTGGTCTCTCGATGGCCTGCTCAGATACGGCCAGAAACACACGCAATGCCCCTATTTCACCGcgcggaggatgatgagccaGTGCAACGTGGTGATTTACAGCTACCACTATCTGCTCGACCCAAAGATTGCCGAGCGTGTTTCCAAAGACTTCTCCAAGGACTGCATCGTTGTCTTTGACGAGGCTCACAACATCGACAACGTCTGCATCGAATCACTCAGCACTGACATCACTGAGGAATCTCTACGGAGGGCTACCAGGGGAGCCCAGTTTCTAGAGAACAGGATCAATGAAATGCGAGACTCTGATCAGCAAAAGCTGCAAGACGAGTATGAGAAGTTGGTTGAGGGTCTCAGGGGCAACGATGAAACTCGCGAAGAGGACTCGTTCATGGCGAATCCAA CCCTTCCAGAAGACCTTCTCAAAGAAGCAGTGCCAGGTAACATCAGACGAGCCGAGCACTTTGTTGCATTTCTGAGGAGATTCATCGAGTACCTCAAGACCCGCATGAAAGTCCGGCAGGTCATCTCAGAgacccccccttcttttctaGCCCATCTGAAGGAGTACACTTTTATCGAGAAGAAGCCGCTCCGATTCTGCGCCGAGCGACTCACGTCCCTGGTGAGGACGCTGGAGCTGACCAGAATCGAAGACTACCAACCCCTGCAAGAGGTGGCCACCTTTGCAACCCTGGTAGCGACCTACGAGAAGGGTTTCCTCCTGATCCTAGAACCCTACGAATCAGACACAGCTGAGGTGCCCAACCCGGTGCTCCACTTCACCTGCCTGGACGctgccatcgccatcaagcCGGTATTTGACCGGTTCAGCTcggtcatcatcacctctgGTACCATCTCGCCACTCGAGATGTACCCCAAGATGCTCAACTTTGAGACGGTGGTGCAAGAGTCATATTCCATGACCCTGGCAAGGAGATCATTCCTGCCCATGATTGTCACGCGGGGAAGCGACCAAGCCACAATCTCAACGGGCTTCCAGGTCCGGAACGAACCTAGTGTCGTTCGAAACTACGGCAGTCTACTCGTGGAGTTTGCAAAGATCACACCTGACGGAATCGTCTTGTTCACCCCGAGCTACTTGTACCTCGAATCGCTCATTTCCATGTGGCAGGGCATGGGCGTGTTGGACGAAGTGTGGAAGTACAagctcatcctcgtcgagaCGCCCGACGCGCAGGAGACGGCGCTGGCGCTCGAGACGTACCGCACCGCGTGCAAGaacgggaggggggcggtATTTTTGTGCGTCGCGAGAGGGAAGGTGTCGGAGGGCGTTGATTTTGACAAGGAGTTTGGCCGTACTGTCATCAACATCGGTGTTCCGTTTCAGTACACCGAGTCACGCATCCTGAAAGCGCGGTTGGAGTTTTTGAGGGAGACGTACCGCATCAGGGAGAATGATTTTCTCTCTTTTGATGCGATGAGGCATGCTGCCCAGTGCTTGGGGAGGGTTATCCGCGGCAAGGACGACTACGGCGTCATGGTGCTTGCGGATAGGAGGTTCAAGTCAAAGATTCAGCAGCTGCCCAAGTGGATCCATCAAGCGCTGCTTGGTGCGGATACTAATCTGAGTACGGATATGGCGGTTAGTAACGCGAGGAGGTTTTTCAAGATGATTGCCCAGCCTTTCCGAACTGAAGACCAGGAAGGTATCAGTATCTGGACGCTTGAACAGCTCAAGGAGCATCAGAGGAAGATGCAGGAGGAGTTGATTAGGGAGTTGCAGGCtacggaggagaagagggtgaatcaacagcagcaggcgcAACAGGCGCAACAGTTTATTTCTgcgagggagaggccggATAGTGATTACgagatggatgaggatgatgaggctgagtTGATGGCGTTGGATCCGTAG
- a CDS encoding hypothetical protein (BUSCO:EOG09260RNZ; EggNog:ENOG503Q3GY; COG:S): MDPAATEQKRNNARQKLMQFILDIGSKAFSPDVPESSRVEGRKEWDDAIQRIKTFNLIAALNILVRPGHAPAWLRPKLMEALTLIPLRPDGVRATMEFVFAVHPSSTVRVSEAAVPQKRGANITHEALEMASKLLSISSSSVTPEIWYSSIAPQLLVLLDGDEGPELTRTASYIIGFGILGRKASGAPGTAGWKCLAEPLLSAIKPSPNAQPPSTEDDDEIVDLSKERVLVEYQDLVTALRRLRSLVVSHPNQGLAKRLLSPLLPSLWTLSTWNKASSELSDKVCGPASELLKIYLKLSPSPELVVYLIRNLGYVGGYNRQSPEWVYKETGKHEIGIVERKPRAFFIGGAPTAPQVTMEDIETKITTLLDLITTTMSDADIIGAFLELLKRWFKAARQSRGGSVLIKEESEETRDPLEQLIEIKTLQSMMEKVPDKLATQPRAILDLVSEILASSAAASDEDHNDDEVTGVALSLLNMIVTVPGFQKSRVNPDTLSLIETSLDKLSKSPTDVGKTANNLGLLLLYRDQIEDPSESLLSPAPADRQIEDRKTYSLAISYITASDSPPPVRSEGLHLIGTLITSHSPVLDIPGILVLLSSLISDSDEYIYLRIIKLYTLLAGSHPRAVTNDLLDQFIDAKETYSVDARQRFAEALSQVIERLGETFTGDLAQRVGDGLLSVAGRRAHRPKTEARQAREAKVQERKNKEAADAWGGEVPDFSDPTTPEEKARNEILERIVEGWESKRGSEDIRVRASALGVLGMGMEVNVRGMGVRVVNLAVELAVSILQVERGVEGGILRRGAVMMVNEFVRALDRVGEGFGFGFGFGERAREDLMRTLGWVRDTDGDGLVRRQAGDVVESLEAWGVRRLVGKGEEDKGMGMLRGLVVNPVERVNPAAGEEKVGRVMIEEVE; encoded by the exons ATGGATCCAGCAGCTACCGAGCAAAAGAGAAACAATGCCCGCCAGAAGCTGATGCAGTTTATTCTGGACATTGGATCCAAGGCATTTTCCCCAGACGTCCCCGAATCATCCCGtgtggaaggaaggaaggagtgGGATGATGCGATTCAGAG GATAAAGACCTTCAACCTCATAGCTGCCCTCAATATTCTGGTTAGACCCGGTCACGCACCAGCATGGCTACGCCCAAAGCTGATGGAAGCTTTGACCCTGATTCCCCTCCGTCCGGACGGCGTCAGGGCCACTATGGAGTTCGTCTTTGCTGTTCACCCCTCCAGCACGGTAAGAGTGTCGGAGGCGGCTGTTCCCCAGAAGAGAGGCGCGAACATCACCCACGAGGCCCTAGAGATGGCTAGTAAACTGCTTTCgatttcttcttcctcggtcACGCCCGAAATATGGTACTCAAGCATTGCGCCACAGCTCTTGGTACTGCTCGATGGAGACGAGGGCCCGGAACTCACGAGAACGGCGTCCTACATCATTGGCTTTGGGATTCTGGGACGCAAGGCGTCTGGAGCTCCAGGAACTGCAGGCTGGAAATGCCTCGCTGAGCCTTTGCTCTCTGCCATCAAGCCTTCACCGAATGCTCAGCCACCAAGTaccgaggatgacgacgagattGTTGACCTCAGCAAAGAGAGAGTTCTTGTGGAATACCAGGATCTCGTCACTGCTCTGCGCCGGCTCAGGTCGTTAGTTGTTTCACACCCAAACCAGGGCTTGGCCAAACGCTTGCTGTCGCCATTGCTGCCGTCTTTGTGGACACTCTCTACATGGAACAAAGCCAGCTCAGAGCTCTCGGACAAGGTCTGCGGTCCGGCTTCAGAATTACTAAAGATATACCTGAAGCTTTCCCCCTCTCCAGAACTCGTGGTTTACCTGATAAGAAATCTTGGGTATGTTGGAGGATACAACCGACAGAGTCCTGAATGGGTCTACAAAGAGACAGGCAAGCATGAGATCGGCATCGTGGAAAGAAAACCTCGCGCTTTTTTCATTGGCGGCgccccaacagcccctcAAGTCACCATGGAGGACATCGAGACTAAGATCACCACCTTGCTTGACTTGATCACAACGACCATGTCGGATGCCGACATCATCGGCGCTTTCCTTGAGCTCCTGAAACGATGGTTCAAGGCAGCACGGCAGTCAAGAGGCGGAAGTGTtctcatcaaggaagagTCTGAGGAAACTCGAGACCCCTTGGAGCAGCTCATTGAGATCAAGACCCTCCAATCCATGATGGAGAAAGTCCCAGACAAGCTCGCCACGCAACCTCGGGCCATCCTCGACCTGGTCAGCGAGATATTGGCGAGCTCTGCCGCCGCATCCGACGAGGACCacaatgatgatgaggtaACAGGCGTAGCCCTGAGCCTTCTCAACATGATCGTCACAGTCCCCGGCTTCCAAAAATCCCGGGTCAACCCTGACACTTTGTCCCTCATCGAGACCTCTCTCGACAAgctctccaaatcccccacCGACGTCGGGaaaacagccaacaacctcggcctcctACTCCTCTACCGAGACCAGATCGAAGACCCATCCGAGTCTCTCCTCTCACCTGCCCCGGCAGACCGCCAAATCGAAGACCGCAAAACGTACAGCCTCGCCATTTCCTACATCACCGCCTCTgactccccccccccggtAAGGTCTGAAGGCCTGCATCTAATCGGCACCCTCATAACCTCGCACTCCCCCGTCCTCGACATTCCAGGTATTCTAGTCCTGCTGTCATCCCTCATCTCGGACAGCGACGAGTACATCTACCTCCGCATCATCAAACTCTACACCCTCCTCGCAGGCTCCCACCCCAGAGCTGTGACGAACGATTTGCTTGACCAGTTCATTGACGCTAAGGAGACTTACTCTGTCGATGCCCGGCAGCGGTTCGCTGAGGCGTTGTCACAGGTCATCGAACGTCTAGGGGAGACTTTTACCGGTGATCTCGCGCAACGTGTAGGCGATGGTCTACTCTCCGTCGCCGGCCGGAGAGCTCACAGGCCCAAAACTGAAGCTAggcaggcgagggaggccAAGGTGCAGGAGAGGAAAAATAAGGAAGCGGCTGATGCctgggggggtgaggtgcCTGACTTTAGTGACCCGACGAcgccggaggagaaggcgaggaatGAGATTTTGGAAAGGATtgttgaggggtgggagtCGAAGAGGGGGAGTGAGGATATCAGGGTCAGGGCTTCGGctttgggggttttggggatggggatggaggttAATGTAAGGGGCatgggggttagggttgttaATTTGGCGGTTGAGCTGGCGGTTAGTATTTTgcaggtggagaggggggtggagggggggattttgaggaggggggcggtgatgatggtgaatgaGTTTGTGAGGGCGTTGGATagggtcggggaggggtttgggtttgggtttgggtttggggagagggCAAGGGAGGATTTGATGAGGACGCTTGGGTGGGTTAGGGATacggatggggatgggctggtgaggaggcaGGCGGGAGATGTGGTGGAAAGTTTGGAGGCTTGGGGGGTTAGGAGGTTGgtcgggaagggggaggaggataaggggatggggatgctgagggggttggtggtgaatcCGGTTGAGAGGGTGAATCCGGCTGCgggcgaggagaaggtggggagggtgatgattgaggaggttgagtgA